The following proteins are encoded in a genomic region of Brachypodium distachyon strain Bd21 chromosome 1, Brachypodium_distachyon_v3.0, whole genome shotgun sequence:
- the LOC104582117 gene encoding AT-hook motif nuclear-localized protein 2, producing MTGLYPQIIIVQVGEGRFEILSLSGSYVPIELDGVSTGTGGLNIILSCTDGRLLSGGVAGPLIAASPVQVVIGRFQGDDKKQLGQAGTTETMGAMNGGSHGELRIVPN from the exons ATGACTGGGTTATATCCTCAGATTATCATAGTCCAAGTTGGAGAG GGTCGTTTTGAGATTCTCTCTTTATCTGGCTCATATGTGCCGATAGAATTAGATGGAGTGAGCACTGGTACAGGAGGACTCAATATTATACTTTCTTGCACCGATGGCCGTCTTTTAAGCGGTGGAGTCGCAGGACCTCTGATTGCAGCTTCACCTGTTCAG GTGGTCATTGGAAGGTTTCAAGGTGATGATAAAAAGCAGCTTGGACAGGCTGGTACCACTGAGACTATGGGTGCTATGAATGGAGGATCACATGGCGAGCTACGAATTGTGCCAAACTAG
- the LOC104581402 gene encoding uncharacterized protein LOC104581402 isoform X1: MQVSICSHLLTFYHLLICLTTSRFRQIGTLLLHSYVDNTANQLALLASVNRDPLLVVYLVLSHIPQGIQLVPRPDKTISKTIKVFKHGRYNIQILCVISLISLY, translated from the exons ATGCAAGTGTCAATCTGTTCTCATCTGCTCACGTTTTACCACCTCCTGATTTGCCTTACAACATCGAGGTTTCGTCAAATCGGGACCCTTCTGCTGCATTCTTATGTGGACAACACAGCCAACCAG CTGGCTCTGTTGGCCTCGGTGAACAGAGATCCCCTCTTGGTAGTATATCTAGTGTTGAGCCACATTCCACAAGGAATCCAG TTGGTGCCTCGTCCAGACAAAACAATATCTAAAACTATCAAAG TATTCAAACATGGGAGATACAACATTCAGATTCTGTGCGTTATCAGCTTGATATCATTATACTGA
- the LOC104581402 gene encoding uncharacterized protein LOC104581402 isoform X2: MQVSICSHLLTFYHLLICLTTSRFRQIGTLLLHSYVDNTANQLALLASVNRDPLLVVYLVLSHIPQGIQLVPRPDKTISKTIKGGFADLLTREEMCCLRHIAI; the protein is encoded by the exons ATGCAAGTGTCAATCTGTTCTCATCTGCTCACGTTTTACCACCTCCTGATTTGCCTTACAACATCGAGGTTTCGTCAAATCGGGACCCTTCTGCTGCATTCTTATGTGGACAACACAGCCAACCAG CTGGCTCTGTTGGCCTCGGTGAACAGAGATCCCCTCTTGGTAGTATATCTAGTGTTGAGCCACATTCCACAAGGAATCCAG TTGGTGCCTCGTCCAGACAAAACAATATCTAAAACTATCAAAG GGGGCTTTGCGGACTTGCTTACAAGGGAAGAAATGTGTTGCTTGCGCCATATTGCCATCTGA